A region of the Mycobacterium sp. NBC_00419 genome:
TCACGGCGCACGCTTCATCGACGATGTGACGGCGGTGAAGATCGACGGCGATCGGGCTACCGCGACCGTGGTGTACCACTTCGAGCGCACGCCCGACAAGCGCCTGGACACCTCGATGGCGTTCGTGCGGGAGAGCGGGGACTGGAAGGTCTGCTCGCCTGGTCCGGCCTAGCCGGCACTCGATTCATCTCAGGCGTATGTGCGACACTCACGGCCGTGAGCTATGCAGGTGACATCACCCCCGAGGACAGCTGGAAACTGCTCAGCGAGAACCCGGATGCGGTGCTGGTGGACTGCCGCACCGACGCCGAATGGCGCTGGGTCGGTGTGCCCGATCTGACCAGCCTGGGCCGCAACGTGGTGTTCGTGGAGTGGAATCGCAGCAACGGACAGCGCAACGACGGTTTCGTCGCCGAGCTGATCGACGCCGGTGTCACGCCCGGCGAGCGCCCGGTGGTCTTCCTTTGTCGCTCCGGCAACCGCTCGATCCCCGCGGCCGAGGCCGCCACGGCTGCCGGTATCGCGCCGTCCTACAACATGCTCGACGGCTTCGAAGGACAGCTCGACGAGCAGGGCCACCGGGGCGTCAACGGCTGGCGGGCACTGGGCCTGCCCTGGCGGCAGTCATGACCGGACCCAGTGAGGTGCCGTCGGTGCGGATTCCGGCGCCGCTGCCCGACGGAGTCAGCCAGGCCACCATCGGTGTTCGCGGCGGCCTGCTGCGGTCGGGCTTCGAGGAGACCGCCGAAGCGATGTACCTGACGTCGGGATACGTCTACTCCTCGGCGGGCGAGGCCGAGAAGGCCTTCACCGGCGAGGTCGACCGCTACGTGTACTCCCGCTACGGCAACCCGACGATCTCGATGTTCGAGGAACGGCTGCGCTTGATCGAGGGTGCTCCCGCGGCGTTCGCCACCGCCTCCGGAATGTCCGCGGTGTTCACGTCGCTGGGGGCATTGCTGGGTGCGGGGGATCGGCTGGTGGCCGCCCGCAGCCTGTTCGGCTCCTGTTTCGTGGTGTGTAGCGAGATCCTGCCGCGCTGGGGAGTGGAGGTCGAGTTCGTCGACGGCGAGGACCTCTCGCAGTGGGAAGAAGCGCTGAGCAAGCCCACCCAGGCAGTCTTCTTCGAAACGCCGTCCAACCCGATGCAGTCGCTGGTCGACATCGCGGCGGTCTCGGATCTCGCCCACGCTGCCGGTGCAAAAGTAGTGCTGGACAACGTCTTTGCCACCCCGCTGCTGCAGCAGGGTTTCCCGCTCGGGGTGGACGTCGTGGTGTACTCGGGCACCAAGCACATCGACGGGCAGGGCCGGGTGCTCGGCGGGGCGATCCTCGGCGACAAGGAGTACATCGACGGGCCGGTGCAGAAACTTATGCGCCACACCGGGCCCGCGCTGTCGGCGTTCAACGCGTGGGTGTTGCTCAAGGGCCTCGAGACGATGTCGGTCCGGGTGGACTACTCAAACCGCTCCGCGCAGCGCATCGCCGAGTTCCTGGAGACCCAGCCCGGCGTGAACTGGGTGCGCTACCCGTTCCTGGAATCGCATCCCCAGTTCGACCTGGCGAAGCGGCAGATGCGCGGCGGCGGCACAGTGGTGACCTTCGAACTCGACGGTGGCAAGGACCGGGCGTTCGAGGTTCTCGACAAGCTGCAGGTGATCGACATATCCAACAATCTCGGCGACGCCAAGTCGCTGATCACGCACCCCGCCACCACCACCCATCGCGCGATGGGACCCGAAGGGCGCGCCGCGATCGGCCTGGGCGACGGCGTGGTGCGCGTCTCGGTGGGGCTGGAGGGCACCGAGGACCTCATCGCCGACCTGGATCGGGCACTGGGCTAGCGGTGTCCCGGCACTCCGATGCCAAGAAAGCCCGCCGCAAGAAACGGCAGGCCGCACGCGACTCGCGGTGGATCCCCGAGCCGGTGATGGACGAGCTGCTCGGCGACCGCTTCGACGACGAGGGAAACGAACTCGAGCAGGCCGCTGCGACCTTCGATGAGTGGCTGCTCTCGCGCGGGTGGACGTTCGACACCGAATTCTCCAGCCAGACGGTGCTGAGCTGGTACTTCGCCCCGTCGGCCGCCGAATTCTCCGACGAGCAGTTCGAACCGGTGACCAGAATCTGGATCACGTTCTCCGGCAACGGCGACGACTTCCCCGAACGCGCCACCGCGGTGCTCGTCGGCACCGGGGGAGAGCAGGGCAAGCTCTACACCGTCGAGCCGGAGAAGCTGCTGCACAATATCGAGCCGATCGAGGCCTACCGCCCCGGCGACGCCGTACCCGATCTCGGCTAGTCGGTCGTCGGCGGTTCCACGACGCCAGTGGCTGCCTGGGCACGCTGCTCGTAGGCGGCCCGCGCGCCTGCGTCGAAGTCGAGGAAGACCCGGTCGGTACCGGACTTCGCGCTCAGCCAGCGCCGGGCCCGCGGTGGCAGGAACGCTGTGCCGGCGGCGATGAAGCGCAACGGATAGGGAACGGAGACAGCCGTTTTCGGCTTGTCGAGCGTCTTGACCACCGCTGCGGCGATGTCCTCGGGCTGCACGGGCTTATTGGCGCCGGTGGCGTTGGTGCCGGCGATGAGCTCGGTGTTGGTGAATGTCGGCATGACGCAGCTGACGTGCACCCCCTGCGGCGCGAACTCGTCGGACAGCCCGGTTGTTAATCCCACGACGGCGAATTTAGTTCCGGCATAAAGGGATTGGCCCGGAACGGCCAGCATGCCCGCCATCGAGGCGATGTTGATGATGTGCCCGCTGCGGCGTTTGACCATCTCGGGCAGCACCAGCCGGCAGCCGGTGAGCACCCCGTAGAAGTTGACCTCGACCGCGGTGCGGACGGCTTGCTCGGAGTGGTCGAGGAACGGCCCGACCGGCATCACACCGGCGTTGTTGATCAGCACGTCGATGTGGCCGCCGCCGTCGGCGCGGGCTTTGTCCAGGAAGGTCGCGAACGACTCGGCGTCGCTGACATCGAGCGGGTAACCCGACACCGGCCCGATCTTGCTGAGCTGGGCGACGGCGGATTCCTCCAGCGCTACGTCACGATCACCGATCACCACCCGCGCACCCCGCTGGAGCAGGGCGCGGGCGGTGGCGAAGCCGATACCGCGGGCCGCCCCGGTGATGGCGATGGTCTTGCCACGGATGTTGTCCATGCCGATGAACTTTACAGGTGTCAATTTTGACTGGGAAGTGGTCCTGGGTGCGTAGGCTGTGGCCCCGTGAGCAGGGCAGTTCTGGTAGCGACGGTCGTGGCGCTGATTCTCGCCGCATGCGGTCCCGCGCCCCGTCTGACCCCGGCGCAGCAGGCAGCGCTGCCCGGCGAGCACGTCGTGGTGATCGGCGACTCCTACACGGTCGGCGTGGACAACGATCCCGAGGATCCCGACCTGTGGCCGGCGATGGTGTGGAGCCGGTTACGCGACCTGCACTACGAGATCCAGCCGACGGTGGCCGGGGAAGGCGGCGCGGGCTACGTCAACATCGGCACCCGCGGTGGCGTCTTCGCCGACAAGCTTCCCGCGGTGCAGCCGTCCACCGACCTCGTCATCATCTTCGGTAGCCCCAACGACGTCGGAACCCCGCCGGATACCCTGCGGTCCGCCGTACACGACACCTTGGCGCGGGCGCGAACGGCGGCCCCGGCGGCACGGCTGCTGGTGATCGGGCCGGCGTGGCCGCGGCCCGATCCGTCGCCCGAGGTGTGGCAGGTTCGCGACATCGTGCGCGACGAGGCCGCCGGTATCGGTGCCACGTTCGCCGACCCGCTGGCGCAGCGCTGGTGGTGGGACGACCCGAACCTCATCGGGTGGGACCGGGTCCATCCGACCCGGGCCGGCAACGAGTACCTGGCGCAGCGGATCCTGCCGTTGATCGAAGCCCAACTGCCCCCACCGAAATGACCGCGCGGACAGTCGACCTGGGCAGATTTTCAATCATGGCGAGCTGATCACCCGCCAGCGGAATGCGGTGGGCTGTCGCGCGGTAGACAGGTAGGTGATGACTGTGTCCGCCCGCAGCGAATTGCGGTTCGTCCGCGTTCGACAGGACGACGAACTGGCTCAGCCCCTGCTGAGCGAGCTCGCCGTGGAGTATGCGACCCGCTACGGCGGGTCGGTCGACGCCGTGCTCGGCGGCCTGCGCGGCTACCCCGGCCACGAGTTCGAGCCGCCGCAAGGCGGACTGCTGATCGGCGTGCTCGACGGCGAACCGGTGACCGGCGGCGCGTTCCGCAGGTTCGGCGTGGTCGACGGCCGCGAGACCGCCGAACTCAAGCGCATCTGGACCGACAACCGATTCCGGCGCCAGGGCCACGCCAGCCGGCTGCTCGACGCACTCGAAGCCGAGATCGTCGAGCGTGGCTATCAACGGATCTACCTGACCACCGGTGACCGCCAACCGGAGGCCGAGGCGCTCTACCTCGCCCGCGGTTACACCCGCCTGAGTGAGCCGCTGCCCGCGTTCGGCGAGGTGTATCCGGTCGCCTTCGAGAAACTCGTGCAGCCGTGAAGCCGCTGTACCTCGGTGTCGCGCTCGACGGGTACGGCTGGCACCCCGAGGCCTGGCGGCGCACGCTGTCCGCCGATCCGGCCGCGGCCCCCGTGACCACCGGCCGGCATTGGGCGCGGCAGGCGGGTATCGCCGAGCAGGGCCTGCTGGACTTCCTGACGGTCGAGGACACCTTCGACACTCACCCGCCCGCCGTGCGCGCCGACGCGGTGCTGGTCGCAGCGCGGATCGCCCCGGTGACGCGGCACATCGGGCTGATCCCGGTCGCCACGGTGACGCACACCGAGCCGTTCCACGTCTCCAAGGCGATCGCGACCCTGGACTACGTCTCGCATGGTCGCGCCGGGTGGCAGGCACGGGTCAGCCCCACCACCCAGGCGGCGGCCCTGTTCGGTCGGCGGGGCAAGCCCGAGCCCGGCGAATTATTCGACGAAGCAGCCGATGTCGTCGAGGTGGTCCGGCGATTGTGGGACAGCTGGGAAGACGACGCGGTGATCCGCGACGTGCCCAGCGGGCGCTACATCGACCGGGACCGGCTGCACTACATCGACTTCACCGGCCGTCACTTCTCGGTCAAAGGACCCTCGATCACGCCCCGGCCGCCGCAGGGGCAGCCGGTGGTCGCCGCCCTGGCACACGCTCTGCCGGCCTACGAATTTGCTTCCGGCTCAGCCGATATCGTGTTCGTGACGCCCGCCGATGAGGTGTCGCTCGGCTCGATCCTGGGTGAGGTGGCCGCAGCCGGCGGCGGGCACCTGCGGGTGATCGCCGATCTGGTCGTCAGCTTCGGCGGGGACACCGACGTGCGCTCCGATGCGCTGGTGTGGGGCGGTGCCCCAACCGAATTGGTGGATCTCCTGCTCGCATGGCACGACGCCGGTGTCGATGGGTTTCGGCTGCGACCCGCGGTCACTGCCATCGATCTGCCGGTGATCACCGACG
Encoded here:
- a CDS encoding rhodanese-like domain-containing protein — encoded protein: MSYAGDITPEDSWKLLSENPDAVLVDCRTDAEWRWVGVPDLTSLGRNVVFVEWNRSNGQRNDGFVAELIDAGVTPGERPVVFLCRSGNRSIPAAEAATAAGIAPSYNMLDGFEGQLDEQGHRGVNGWRALGLPWRQS
- a CDS encoding O-succinylhomoserine sulfhydrylase, which codes for MTGPSEVPSVRIPAPLPDGVSQATIGVRGGLLRSGFEETAEAMYLTSGYVYSSAGEAEKAFTGEVDRYVYSRYGNPTISMFEERLRLIEGAPAAFATASGMSAVFTSLGALLGAGDRLVAARSLFGSCFVVCSEILPRWGVEVEFVDGEDLSQWEEALSKPTQAVFFETPSNPMQSLVDIAAVSDLAHAAGAKVVLDNVFATPLLQQGFPLGVDVVVYSGTKHIDGQGRVLGGAILGDKEYIDGPVQKLMRHTGPALSAFNAWVLLKGLETMSVRVDYSNRSAQRIAEFLETQPGVNWVRYPFLESHPQFDLAKRQMRGGGTVVTFELDGGKDRAFEVLDKLQVIDISNNLGDAKSLITHPATTTHRAMGPEGRAAIGLGDGVVRVSVGLEGTEDLIADLDRALG
- a CDS encoding SDR family oxidoreductase: MDNIRGKTIAITGAARGIGFATARALLQRGARVVIGDRDVALEESAVAQLSKIGPVSGYPLDVSDAESFATFLDKARADGGGHIDVLINNAGVMPVGPFLDHSEQAVRTAVEVNFYGVLTGCRLVLPEMVKRRSGHIINIASMAGMLAVPGQSLYAGTKFAVVGLTTGLSDEFAPQGVHVSCVMPTFTNTELIAGTNATGANKPVQPEDIAAAVVKTLDKPKTAVSVPYPLRFIAAGTAFLPPRARRWLSAKSGTDRVFLDFDAGARAAYEQRAQAATGVVEPPTTD
- a CDS encoding SGNH/GDSL hydrolase family protein, with amino-acid sequence MSRAVLVATVVALILAACGPAPRLTPAQQAALPGEHVVVIGDSYTVGVDNDPEDPDLWPAMVWSRLRDLHYEIQPTVAGEGGAGYVNIGTRGGVFADKLPAVQPSTDLVIIFGSPNDVGTPPDTLRSAVHDTLARARTAAPAARLLVIGPAWPRPDPSPEVWQVRDIVRDEAAGIGATFADPLAQRWWWDDPNLIGWDRVHPTRAGNEYLAQRILPLIEAQLPPPK
- a CDS encoding GNAT family N-acetyltransferase, whose product is MTVSARSELRFVRVRQDDELAQPLLSELAVEYATRYGGSVDAVLGGLRGYPGHEFEPPQGGLLIGVLDGEPVTGGAFRRFGVVDGRETAELKRIWTDNRFRRQGHASRLLDALEAEIVERGYQRIYLTTGDRQPEAEALYLARGYTRLSEPLPAFGEVYPVAFEKLVQP
- a CDS encoding LLM class flavin-dependent oxidoreductase gives rise to the protein MKPLYLGVALDGYGWHPEAWRRTLSADPAAAPVTTGRHWARQAGIAEQGLLDFLTVEDTFDTHPPAVRADAVLVAARIAPVTRHIGLIPVATVTHTEPFHVSKAIATLDYVSHGRAGWQARVSPTTQAAALFGRRGKPEPGELFDEAADVVEVVRRLWDSWEDDAVIRDVPSGRYIDRDRLHYIDFTGRHFSVKGPSITPRPPQGQPVVAALAHALPAYEFASGSADIVFVTPADEVSLGSILGEVAAAGGGHLRVIADLVVSFGGDTDVRSDALVWGGAPTELVDLLLAWHDAGVDGFRLRPAVTAIDLPVITDEVVPALQRAGRFRSSYRDAETLRERFGLPAAANRYVPVRLP